Proteins encoded by one window of Fusarium graminearum PH-1 chromosome 1, whole genome shotgun sequence:
- a CDS encoding exoglucanase 1 precursor, which yields MYRAIATASALIAAVRAQQVCSLTQESKPSLNWSKCTSSGCSNVKGSVTIDANWRWTHQVSGSTNCYTGNKWDTSVCTSGKVCAEKCCLDGADYASTYGITSSGDQLSLSFVTKGPYSTNIGSRTYLMEDENTYQMFQLLGNEFTFDVDVSNIGCGLNGALYFVSMDADGGKAKYPGNKAGAKYGTGYCDAQCPRDVKFINGQANSDGWQPSDSDVNGGIGNLGTCCPEMDIWEANSISTAYTPHPCTKLTQHSCTGDSCGGTYSNDRYGGTCDADGCDFNSYRQGNKTFYGPGSGFNVDTTKKVTVVTQFHKGSNGRLSEITRLYVQNGKVIANSESKIAGVPGNSLTADFCTKQKKVFNDPDDFTKKGAWSGMSDALEAPMVLVMSLWHDHHSNMLWLDSTYPTDSTKLGSQRGSCSTSSGVPADLEKNVPNSKVAFSNIKFGPIGSTYKSDGTTPTNPTNPSEPSNTANPNPGTVDQWGQCGGSNYSGPTACKSGFTCKKINDFYSQCQ from the exons ATGTATCGCGCCATCGCCACCGCCTCGGCGCTCATCGCAGCCGTTCGGGCTCAGCAAGTTTGCTCTCTCACACAGGAGAGCAAGCCCTCCCTGAACTGGTCCAAGTGTACATCCAGCGGATGCAGCAACGTCAAGGGATCCGTCACCATCGATGCCAACTGGCGATGGACTCACCAAGTATCCGGATCTACCAACTGCTACACCGGCAACAAGTGGGACACTTCCGTCTGCACCAGCGGAAAGGTCTGTGCTGAGAAGTGCTGTCTCGACGGCGCCGACTACGCCAGCACCTACGGTATCACCTCCAGCGGCGACCAGCTCAGCCTCTCGTTCGTCACCAAGGGACCctacagcaccaacatcGGTAGCCGTACTTACCTCATGGAGGACGAGAACACCTACCAGATGTTCCAGCTCCTGGGTAACGAGTTCACctttgatgtcgatgttTCAAACATTGGATGTGGTCTGAACGGTGCTCTTTACTTCGTCAGCATGGACGCCGATGGtggcaaggccaagtacCCCGGTAACAAGGCCGGAGCCAAGTACGGTACTGGTTACTGTGATGCCCAGTGCCCTCGTGACGTTAAGTTCATCAACGGCCAG GCCAACTCTGATGGCTGGCAGCCCTCCGACAGCGATGTCAACGGTGGTATTGGTAACTTGGGCACATGCTGCCCTGAGATGGACATCTGGGAGGCCAACTCCATCTCCACTGCCTACACTCCTCACCCTTGCACTAAGCTCACTCAGCACTCTTGCACTGGCGACTCTTGCGGTGGAACCTACTCCAACGACCGTTACGGCGGAACTTGCGATGCTGACGGTTGCGATTTCAACTCCTACCGCCAGGGCAACAAGACCTTCTACGGTCCTGGATCTGGCTTCAACGTTGATACCACTAAGAAGGTCACCGTCGTCACTCAGTTCCACAAGGGCAGCAACGGACGTCTCTCTGAGATCACCCGTCTCTATGTCCAGAATGGCAAGGTCATTGCCAACTCTGAGTCCAAGATTGCTGGAGTTCCCGGAAACTCTCTTACCGCTGACTTCTGCaccaagcagaagaaggTCTTTAACGACCCCGATGACTTCACGAAGAAGGGTGCTTGGAGCGGTATGAGcgatgctcttgaggctCCCATGGTTCTTGTTATGTCTCTCTGGCACGAC CACCACTCCAACATGCTCTGGCTCGACTCTACCTACCCCACTGACTCTACCAAGCTCGGCTCTCAGCGCGGATCTTGCTCTACATCCTCTGGCGTGCCtgccgaccttgagaagaacgtccccaactccaaggttgccttctccaacatcaagtTCGGTCCCATCGGCAGCACCTACAAGAGCGACGGCACCACTCCCACCAACCCCACCAACCCTTCTGAGCCCAGCAACActgccaaccccaaccccgGCACCGTTGACCAGTGGGGCCAGTGCGGTGGCAGCAACTACAGCGGTCCTACCGCCTGCAAGTCTGGCTTCACCtgcaagaagatcaacgacttcTACTCCCAGTGCCAGTAA
- a CDS encoding general stress protein 39, translating to MTTQNFKNEKDIPVSHQDFPGTERDMPNPQATRDELPEAGGNSRTYQGSGKLKGKRALITGGDSGIGAASALLFGREGTSDIVIAYLPEEEKDAQDTKKQVEGEGAKVHLISLDLSKQENCRKLVDFAVEKMKGIDILFNNAAYQMVVKDIKDLPEEQWIHTFNINIHSFFYVSKYALPHMKEGATIINNASINAYIGRPDLLDYTSTKGAIVSFTRGLSNQYVSKGIRVNAVAPGPVWTPLIPATMDDEAQKNFTAPMGRPAQPSEIATCIVFLASSDSSCVSGQTIHCNGGTIVNG from the exons ATGACGACTCAGAACTTCAAGAATG AGAAGGATATTCCTGTCTCTCACCAGGACTTCCCTGGTACGGAGAGGGATATGCCCAATCCCCAAGCCACTCGAGATGAGCTCCCTGAAGCTGGTGGTAACTCGCGAACATACCAAGGCTCcggcaagctcaagggaAAGAGGGCTTTGATCACTGGAGGCGACAGCGGTATCGGTGCTGCTTCAGCTCTTCTCTTTGGTAGAGAGGGTACTTCTGATATCGTCATTGCCTACCTaccagaggaggagaaggatgccCAGGATACCAAGAAGCAGGTCGAGGGTGAGGGTGCCAAggttcatctcatctctcttgATCTATCCAAACAGGAGAACTGTAGAAAGTTGGTCGATTTCGCcgttgagaagatgaagggaaTCGATATTCTCTTTAACAACGCTGCTT ATCAAATggttgtcaaggacatcaaggacCTTCCCGAAGAGCAATGGATTCATactttcaacatcaacattcacTCCTTCTTTTACGTTTCCAAATACGCCCTGCCGCACATGAAGGAGGGAGCTACTATTATCAACAACGCCTCCATCAACGCCTATATCGGCCGTCCTGACCTCCTCGACTATACCTCCACCAAGGGTGCAATTGTCTCCTTCACACGAGGTCTCAGCAACCAGTATGTCAGCAAGGGCATCCGCGTCAACGCTGTTGCTCCTGGGCCTG TCTGGACTCCCCTCATTCCCGCCACCATGGACGACGAGGCACAGAAGAATTTCACAGCTCCTATGGGACGACCTGCTCAACCTTCAGAGATCGCTACCTGCATAGTCTTCCTAGCGTCGAGCGACAGCTCATGTGTTAGTGGACAGACTATTCACTGCAACGGCGGTACCATTGTCAACGGTTAA